In a single window of the Helicobacter felis ATCC 49179 genome:
- a CDS encoding PDC sensor domain-containing protein, translated as MLSKDVTEYAKVKNELYAYVSYLLTQNIKNYLKKPTLRYIQLAMERIKQEVRIKEDIFILDANGDLIDEEGRAKGSFAQNSLERGYFYEAITERRCILTNPYPTRSNRGLVVTAAYPIYNDKEELFYVVCMHIPIKIAIALSSSSKHYKLFAESSVVMYFGISITLSLVSLLLFIKSLSSLYTALTHFSSFDVKEVFHPIVLLTLALATVDLVKAIFEEEVLGKNSGDSHHAIHRTMIRFLGSIIIALAIEALMLVFKFSISAPNKIIYAVYLTIGVSALLISLAIYVRFAYGAANDSNNKN; from the coding sequence ATGCTCTCTAAAGATGTTACCGAATACGCCAAAGTCAAAAACGAGCTTTACGCCTATGTGTCTTATCTTCTCACGCAAAATATCAAGAACTACCTCAAAAAACCCACTTTACGATATATTCAGCTCGCCATGGAGCGCATCAAGCAGGAAGTGCGCATCAAAGAGGATATTTTTATTTTGGATGCAAATGGAGATTTGATTGATGAGGAAGGCAGAGCTAAGGGCAGTTTTGCGCAAAATTCCCTAGAAAGAGGGTATTTTTATGAAGCGATCACGGAACGCCGCTGTATTTTAACTAATCCCTACCCCACTCGTAGCAATCGCGGATTGGTGGTTACGGCTGCTTATCCTATCTATAATGATAAGGAAGAATTATTTTATGTGGTGTGCATGCACATCCCTATCAAGATCGCCATTGCCCTAAGCTCTTCTTCTAAGCATTATAAGCTTTTTGCAGAGAGTAGCGTGGTGATGTACTTTGGCATCTCTATCACCCTATCCCTTGTTTCTCTGCTCCTCTTTATCAAAAGTCTTTCAAGTCTCTACACAGCTCTCACGCACTTTAGTAGTTTTGATGTCAAAGAAGTTTTCCACCCCATTGTCTTATTAACCTTAGCCTTAGCTACAGTGGACCTTGTTAAAGCCATTTTTGAAGAAGAAGTTTTAGGTAAAAATAGTGGAGATAGCCACCACGCCATCCACCGCACCATGATTCGCTTTTTGGGCTCGATTATCATCGCCCTAGCGATCGAAGCCTTGATGCTGGTTTTCAAATTTAGCATTAGCGCGCCTAATAAAATTATCTATGCTGTGTATTTGACCATTGGAGTTTCTGCCCTGCTCATCAGTTTAGCTATTTATGTGAGATTTGCTTATGGAGCTGCTAACGACTCCAATAACAAGAATTAA
- a CDS encoding ABC transporter ATP-binding protein, whose amino-acid sequence MKLFLKRFYPHLRGHYKSFIVVFLASIVVALSTAWGTYLVKPTLDDIFIKKDVHMLTILPFLVILAYFGKSAGMYLQTYFTNYIGLDIIKQLRHQMLETLLKMEIGFFNRTRKGELIARITNDIALVRASLSNYLAESIREGLTVLGLIGVVIYQSPKLALVGLVIMPLAAFPLSKIIRKVKKLSKANQETNANMTARLSEIFHNIEVIKTSNGEILETQAFQKENEMFFKLGLKNIAVAEISSPLMELLGSLAIALVIYLGGLEVIRGHISVGAFFSFITALFMLYTPFKRLVRIASNFQEAFVAGERISEILGRTPAISDGTQTLQEPIRTIEFKGVNLAYEQSNQHALQNINLRLAINQIVAIQGKSGSGKSSLINLILRLYEPSFGDILINGMPIESLQQKSLRDHIGIVTQRVFIFKGSVAENVAYGLDIQEEKVHACLVQAQALDFVQNMGGIETQLEEFGANLSGGQRQRIAIARALYRDASVLIFDEATSALDRVTEEGIKQTIYNLREDRLIILISHNQANLEIADRIYTLDCGVLQGNSFA is encoded by the coding sequence TTGAAACTTTTTTTAAAGCGTTTTTACCCCCACCTGCGGGGGCATTATAAGTCTTTTATTGTGGTTTTTTTAGCCTCTATTGTGGTGGCTTTGAGCACGGCTTGGGGGACTTATTTAGTCAAACCAACTTTAGATGACATCTTTATTAAAAAAGATGTGCATATGCTCACCATTTTGCCCTTTTTGGTGATTTTGGCATATTTTGGCAAGAGTGCGGGCATGTATCTTCAAACTTATTTTACAAATTACATCGGTTTGGACATCATCAAACAATTACGCCACCAAATGCTAGAAACCCTTCTAAAAATGGAAATAGGTTTTTTTAACCGCACTAGAAAAGGGGAGCTTATTGCGCGTATCACTAATGACATTGCTTTGGTGCGCGCTAGCTTGTCTAACTATCTAGCAGAGTCGATTAGAGAGGGATTAACCGTTTTGGGCTTAATTGGTGTGGTGATTTATCAAAGCCCTAAGCTTGCCTTAGTGGGTTTAGTGATCATGCCCTTAGCGGCTTTTCCTTTGAGTAAAATCATCCGCAAGGTCAAAAAACTTTCCAAAGCCAATCAAGAGACCAATGCGAATATGACCGCGCGCTTATCAGAGATTTTTCACAATATCGAGGTGATCAAGACCTCTAATGGAGAAATTTTAGAGACCCAAGCTTTCCAAAAAGAAAATGAAATGTTTTTTAAGCTCGGGCTTAAGAATATCGCGGTGGCTGAAATATCCTCGCCCTTGATGGAGCTTTTAGGCTCGCTAGCTATCGCTTTGGTGATTTATTTAGGTGGGCTGGAGGTGATTAGAGGGCATATTAGCGTGGGGGCGTTTTTTTCTTTCATCACCGCGTTGTTTATGCTCTACACACCCTTTAAGCGACTGGTAAGAATTGCCTCCAATTTTCAAGAAGCGTTTGTAGCAGGGGAGAGAATTTCTGAAATCTTAGGACGCACTCCAGCTATTAGTGATGGCACACAAACTCTGCAAGAACCTATTCGCACCATTGAATTTAAAGGCGTGAATCTAGCTTATGAGCAATCTAATCAACACGCTTTACAGAACATTAACCTACGCTTGGCAATAAATCAAATTGTGGCCATACAGGGCAAAAGTGGGAGCGGAAAAAGTTCTTTGATCAATTTGATTTTACGGCTCTATGAGCCTAGTTTTGGAGATATTTTGATTAATGGAATGCCCATTGAATCTTTGCAACAAAAAAGTCTGCGCGATCACATCGGGATTGTAACTCAAAGGGTTTTTATTTTTAAAGGCAGTGTTGCAGAAAATGTCGCCTATGGTTTGGACATTCAAGAAGAGAAGGTGCATGCTTGTTTAGTGCAAGCCCAAGCTCTTGATTTTGTGCAAAACATGGGAGGCATAGAGACACAACTTGAGGAATTTGGGGCAAATTTAAGCGGAGGGCAACGCCAAAGAATCGCCATCGCGCGCGCGCTTTATCGCGATGCTAGCGTGCTCATCTTTGATGAAGCCACCTCAGCTCTGGATCGTGTTACAGAGGAGGGGATCAAACAGACAATCTACAATTTGAGAGAAGATCGCCTCATCATTCTTATCTCTCATAATCAAGCAAATTTAGAGATTGCTGATCGTATCTACACTTTAGATTGTGGTGTGCTGCAAGGAAACTCCTTTGCTTAA